In a genomic window of Gossypium arboreum isolate Shixiya-1 chromosome 9, ASM2569848v2, whole genome shotgun sequence:
- the LOC108456044 gene encoding lipase-like, which produces MEQKSLIILIILTCLIAPSCGRELQVKHKDRQAVYNRTLATILVEYASAVYMSDLTELFTWTCARCGGLTKGFEVIELVVDIQNCLQGFVGVAKDLNAIVIAFRGTQDNSIQNWVKDLFWKQLDLKYPGMPNAMVHHGFYTAYHNTTIRPGILYAVKKAKEFYGDLDIMVTGHSMGGAMASFCALDLKVNHEAKNVQVITFGQPRIGNAAFASYYGKLVPNTVRVTNEHDIVPHLPPYYSYFPQKTYHHFPREVWLYNLGLGSVVYQFEKVCDGSGEDPDCSRSVTGSSITDHLNYYGVDLTFIRWRSCRIVMDPRVEEFGKTDDKGNIVLSRDPATLVPRMNTPSNGREATYNA; this is translated from the exons ATGGAGCAAAAATCgttgattattttgattattttgacGTGTTTAATTGCACCTTCTTGCGGAAGAG AATTGCAGGTGAAGCACAAGGATAGACAGGCAGTCTACAATCGTACGCTTGCCACTATTTTAGTAGAATATGCATCTGCG GTGTACATGTCGGATTTGACTGAACTTTTCACCTGGACATGTGCAAGATGTGGTGGTTTGACTAAG GGATTTGAAGTTATTGAGCTTGTCGTTGATATTCAGAACTGTTTACAG GGATTTGTTGGAGTGGCAAAGGATCTTAATGCCATTGTTATTGCCTTTAGAGGAACGCAGGATAACAG CATCCAGAATTGGGTTAAAGACTTATTTTGGAAACAGCTTGATTTAAAGTACCCTGGCATGCCTAATGCTATG GTGCACCATGGATTTTATACCGCTTATCACAATACAACCATACGCCCTGGAATTCTATATGCTGTTAAAAAAGCAAAAGAGTTTTATGGGGACCTCGACATCATGGTTACAGGCCATTCAATGGGAGGGGCTATGGCTTCCTTTTGTGCACTTGACCTAAAG GTTAATCATGAAGCCAAGAATGTTCAAGTTATAACATTTGGACAACCTCGTATCGGGAATGCCGCCTTTGCTTCTTATTATGGCAAACTCGTGCCGAACACAGTCAGAGTCACTAATGAACATGACATCGTGCCTCATCTGCCACCATACTATTCTTATTTCCCTCAAAAGACATACCATCACTTTCCTAGAGAG GTGTGGCTGTATAACCTCGGACTGGGAAGTGTGGTTTATCAATTTGAGAAGGTCTGTGATGGTTCCGGCGAAGATCCAGACTGCAGTAG GTCAGTGACCGGGAGCAGCATCACAGACCATTTGAACTATTACGGTGTTGATTTAACATTCATACGATGGAGATCCTGCAGAATCGTGATGGATCCTCGTGTCGAAGAGTTTGGAAAAACAGATGACAAAGGGAACATCGTATTGTCAAGAGATCCAGCCACTCTTGTTCCGAGAATGAATACTCCGTCAAACGGAAGGGAAGCTACTTATAATGCATAG